In Octopus sinensis linkage group LG6, ASM634580v1, whole genome shotgun sequence, the sequence tttacatttgacggatatttgtcctcatcttatttgttattaacacaacgtttcggctgatataccctccagccttcatcaggtgtgttggggaaatttcgaacctgggttctcattcctaaggtatttttcgatgggtttttttttcttctgtatacctactggaggagttacctcaatcctataaaatattacaaaaaaaattaagtagattgacaagtttaCTTTTTGAACCTtgatgccgaaatatcgttcacttgataacaacGACAcggttcttcttttttattattattattattattattattattattattatcggaaatacctttggaatgagaacacaggttcgaaatttccccaagacacctgaagaaggctggaggatatatcaacccaaatgttgtgttaacaacaaacaagatgaggacaaatatccgtcaaacgtaaataatgtcaCTTATAACTCCATGGAAACTGGTTGATACGCCCCATGAGTTTTAGGACTTGAGACAATTCTTATaacgtttttctcagttctgctgattgcaggtctcccagaacgttcgtcaatatcgacatttttcttgGAAATGTCTAAACCACTCGTATACTtttgtgcagctcatacactcctttcCATaccctttctgcaactttgcatcggcctctgagcaggtatcactatGACAACTTTctcagtcatggtcaatgcgacgatcacacgctacacaccttccttccaggcactgctgtaaacagcagaaatgaactagaacattaaaacttagtgcgcatgcacagcagagttcaaggtcaatctttgctaagcagctttactctgcgtgctttagctttgttactatggcaacagtcccgatacttattgatcagacatcGTATTTACGGGTTTGTAGTTTATAGGTATTTGATGTGTGGAAGATGCAATGAGACATCCCTAAAAGAATGGTTTCTACTGCCTGAAGTCGAGGTTAAGATGCATTTACTTCTAAGAACAATCAGCATAAAACGAGGGGAGACTCTGAGAAGTTGCCTGATTTACAGTACTAAAACCCAAGTGGTGGGGGTGATGCAAGAAGATATGATACGGCAGCGGTGGAACTATTTCTTTGGTATGAATACAGTGATGCATAAAGGTTTGGTTTGAAGGTGAGAAAGAGACCAAAGTTATTTGGTATGTTTGGTGTGTACATAATGGATATCATGTCAGTATATAATCAAGGTTCTTTGTCAGTGTGCATGTCAGCTGTGGATACTGACTGAGGCAGACGGTTCAAAATAGCAAACAATATGGCATCCGCGCCAGCAGCGTTGGACTGGGAAGAGTGCAAGGGCAGAAACAGTTGCGTATATTGAAATCACAGGCGACAATaatgaatgtggtggtggtggtggttttggtggtggtggttttggtggtggtggtggttttggtggtggtggtcaatgACTACGACAATGacgaggaggtggtggaggaggaggaggaggaggggggtgaAAGAGAAGATGAAAGGAGTTGATGGTGGAGGAgatggagaaggaagaggagtggGGAGGTGaaagaggtgttggtggtggaggaagtagaggaggaggaggaggaggcgagtgggaggaggagagaaggagtAGGGAGGAGAGGGgatgagatggaggaggaggtgaaAAAGGAAAAGGTGAAAGAGGAGGTGAAAGAGGAGGAGGTGAATGAGGAAGGgatgaaagaggaggaagaagtggaggggGAAAGAGGAGGAGGCGAAAGGaggtgaaagaggaggaggagaagaggaaggaggtgaaagaggaggaggagaaagaggaggaggtagaaggggaagaggtgaaagaagaggaggtgaaagaggaggaggtagaagaggaggaggtagaaggggaagaggtgaaagaagaggaGGTGAAAGAGGAAGAGGTGAAAGAGGAAGGGgtgaaagagggggaggagaaagaggaggaggtgaaAGAGGAAGAGGTGAAAGAGGAGGAGGTGAAAGAGGAGGAAGTGAAAGAAGAGGTGAAAGAGGAGGAGGTGAAAGAAGAGGAGGTGAAATTGGTTATGTCAAGTGAAGTGTGAGAGATGTATTTAGATGCAAATCGTGAGTTTGGAAAGAAACAGAGACAGCAGATGAACTTGGATTAACGATGAAATGAAACTTGATTGAGACCAATATTATCCTAGGGGTCATTGTTGCTGAAATCCAGAGGGGACGGATAAGAGAGTAACAGGATTCTAAGTACTTGCCACAGAAACCACTCtccaaataaaatggaaatataaaatgGTTACCTGGACATCGTttcagtctatatatataggtctatacATGAACAAcacaagtcaacctcggcgataGTTTgaatatgttctaagttcaaattccgacgcaACGgagttgatttttgccttttacccttttgGGGTTGAAAAATAAATGCTAGTCGAaaacaggggtcgatgtaatcgacgaacCCCCGATCAACAAAATTTcagggtcttgtgcctatagaagaaatgaTTATTGGTAAAGGCAGTgcactagcagaatcattagcacacagaGAAAAATTCTAAGCGACATTTCTTCCAGGTTTAcatgttcccagttcaaatttcgccaaggctgacactgtctttcatccttttgaggaaaCAGTAAAATTAGTGCCAATTGAATGCTGACATCACCTCCATCGccttccaggccttgtgcctacaggagaaagagaaaatatacataGTACTCCCGGATCTAATCCCAGATTCCAATTTGTGACTAAGTGAGATTCAaggctttgttttttttatatgcataggcgcaggagtggctgtgtggtaagtagcttgtttaccaaccacatggttccgggttcagtcccactgcgtgacaccttgggcaagtgtcttctactatagcctcaggccaaccaaagccttgtgagtggatttggtagacggaaactgaaagaagcgtcgtatatatatatatatatatatgcgtgtgtgtgtttgtgtgtctgttttgtctcctagcattgcttgacaaccgatgtggtgtgtttatgtccccgttacttagcggttcggcaaaagagaccgaatagaataagtactgggcttagaaaagaatagtccctgggtcgagttgctcgattaaggcggtgctccagcatggccgcagtcaaatgactgaaacaagtaaaagagtaaaagagttccaGGAGTTTGTGGTGCCattaacattaattaatttacgTTAGTTAATGCCATTTATCTGGCTATCATTTAAGTAACAGCAAACTGTAAACAACATTCAATTGGTTCAATCAGTTATTTACTTTCAATCTTAATTTTGATGTGATGAAAAAccgtataaaatataaaatttcaagaTAATAAGATCGATTATTTCTGATCATCGTCAATAAAGTGGCCGCTGTAATAACACTAACACCGCGAAATACTTTTGAATACATTTGGCACAACAGATGTCTTTCATGTTCTGACATTTCAGGGAGGACTTCTGAAGCAGGTTTAATCGTGTAGGCCTTCTTATATGCTGTATATCCACCGATTATGCCACCTATTAAGATTAATAGAATATGTTTATTTGAGCAAAAGGttagttaaatatattagcaTTTTATTCAAGTCATATAATACACTTTAAacattcaataaatttatattattctaaAGCATACAACACAGTCGACCATAGCTACTTACCACCTCCTCTACTTTCAGCACCATAACAGAATATAATAAAGAGAATTAGCTTAAAACACCGAGGTAGATGCACTAAGGAATTCATGAACAAAACCGAATAAAACAgacagaattaaaagaaaaatttagtaATAAATACAGCTCCAGGAATGCATCTAATATGTAAATTGATATATCTAATAACTTAACATTGCTGTATGTGGTGGCTATGTGTTCGGAGGTGAGAGTGGGTTAcatgggtgctgatgaagggacggcaacctccccccccccccgaaataaggtatatacactcattacccaTTTTGTCTTCAATTTCATTGTTTATATCTCATGTCTCAATACAAAACGTTGCAAAAAAATCAGTGTTGGttttgtagtgatgctactgtgtagggttcagcgcgcatgcgcagaatgggactacttccgggtggccaccagAAGTCttcccatgcgcatgtgcgggaaacgtTCCCTCAGGCCCACCAAACTCAAATCTTTCTCTCCGGCAAGTCTTATAAAATTGTATGTGACTAGATCGGATATCGACACTCTTTCAGTGAATCGATAACCGATCCTCGTTACAGTTTTAATTTCTGTAGAAACAACCCTAACAAAATAACTTTAAAGATTGACTTTAAAGATTGACTTTAAAGATTGACTTTAAAGATTGACTTTAAAGATTGACTTTAAAGATTGACTTTAAAGATTGACTTTAAAGATTGACTTTAAAGATTGACTTTAAAGATTGACTTTAAAGATTGACTTTAAAGATTGACTTTAAAGATTGACTTTAAAGATTGACTTTAGAATGATTGACTTTGAAATGGTATAAAATGTTATCTACTTCTAACAGAAAGCTGCCTTGCACAttctaatgttaaaaaaaaaaaaaaaaaagcatcatcaTGATTGTGTGATAAAtcatggctgtggggtaagaaacttgcttcccaacaacactgttctgggttcaatctttctgcgtggcaccttaggcaagtgtcttctactatagccttgggccgaccaaagccttgtgagtggatttgatagacggaaacagaaagaagcttgtcgtatgtgtgtgtgtgtgtgtgtgtgtggtgtgtggtgtgtgtgtgtgtgtgtgtgtgtgtaaatgtttgtgtgtctgtatttgcgtccccataacttaccggtttggcaaaagagagaccaatagaataagtactaggcttacaaagaataagccctggtgtcgatttttttcgactaaaggtggtgctccagcatggccacagtcaaatgactgaagcaagtaaaagaataagagaatataataAAGAGAATTAGCTTAAACACCGAGGTAGATGCACTAAGGAATTCATGAACAAAACCGAATAAAACAGacagaattaaaagaaaagtttagtAATAAATACAAgagacaagggttccagttggaacagcctgctcatgaaattaacatgcaagtggctgagcactccacagacacgattacccttgacgtagttcttagagagattcagtgtgatgcagagtgtgacaaggctggccctttgaaatacaggtacaacagaaacaggaagaaagagtaagagaaagttatggagaaagcgtacagcagggttcaccccccgcccctgccggagcctcgtggagctttaagtgttttcactaaatgaaaactcacaacgcccagtctgggaattgaaactgagatcctatgaccgtgagtccactgccttaaccactgggccaatgcaCCTCCATTAGATTAATACTCAAAACACAGCTAAAGGCAAAAAGAAaccagaaaaaacaaaataataggcATCAATATTCAAGGTATACCAGTAGCAAGTACCTTAAcagaatgaatcaaccccagaacttattctttgtaagcctagtacttattctatcggtatcttttgccgaactactaagttacaggaacgtaaacataacaacatgtgttgtcaagcagtgggagagggcaaacacagacacacacatacgtacccacaagagtaaacaagagagacagagacaggcagaaacaaggaaaatgccacttgtatttcaatactatgcaaatattcttttaaaaaacttttcttttaatttttccatatataaatatacatatatatatgtgtgtgtgtgtgtgtgtgtgtgtgtgtgtgtatatgtatgtgtatatatatatat encodes:
- the LOC118764006 gene encoding protein C19orf12 homolog isoform X1, giving the protein MCLVRTQTRYFKVMVLSEQEVLRSVYTICEHEKLSIETKNNLKGYLFTVVITLLGGFLFGPNGFVIGGIIGGYTAYKKAYTIKPASEVLPEMSEHERHLLCQMYSKVFRGVSVITAATLLTMIRNNRSYYLEILYFIRFFITSKLRLKVNN
- the LOC118764006 gene encoding protein C19orf12 homolog isoform X2, which codes for MVLSEQEVLRSVYTICEHEKLSIETKNNLKGYLFTVVITLLGGFLFGPNGFVIGGIIGGYTAYKKAYTIKPASEVLPEMSEHERHLLCQMYSKVFRGVSVITAATLLTMIRNNRSYYLEILYFIRFFITSKLRLKVNN